The following are from one region of the Acidobacteriota bacterium genome:
- a CDS encoding aldo/keto reductase — MQKRKLGKSNLEVSAIGLGCMGMSFGYGPAHDKQEMISVLRAAVERGITFFDTAEVYGPYTNEELVGEALAPFRDQVVIATKFGFDFSTEPRGINSRPEHIKQAVEGSLKRLQVETIDLLYQHRVDPNVPIEDVAGTVKELIQAGKVKHFGLSEAGAQTIRRAHAVQPVTALQSEYSLWFRNHEKEILPTVEELGIGFVPYSPLGKGFLTGKLDENTQFDSTDFRNILPRFTPEARKANQALVELLAEIANQKNATPAQIALAWVLAQKPWIVPIPGTTKLHRLEENLGAAAIELTPADLGEIESAAAKITVEGNRYPPQIEAMTGL, encoded by the coding sequence ATGCAAAAGCGCAAACTTGGAAAGAGCAACTTGGAAGTGTCGGCCATCGGGCTTGGCTGTATGGGAATGAGTTTTGGCTACGGCCCCGCTCACGATAAACAGGAGATGATTTCAGTCCTGCGCGCCGCCGTCGAACGCGGTATCACATTCTTTGACACGGCTGAAGTCTACGGCCCGTATACCAACGAAGAACTTGTTGGCGAGGCTCTTGCGCCTTTCCGCGACCAAGTGGTGATCGCTACGAAATTCGGGTTCGATTTCTCGACTGAACCGCGCGGCATCAACAGTCGCCCGGAACATATCAAGCAAGCGGTGGAAGGCTCACTCAAACGGCTTCAGGTCGAGACGATTGATTTGCTTTATCAACATCGCGTAGACCCGAACGTTCCCATCGAAGACGTAGCGGGTACGGTGAAAGAGTTGATTCAAGCAGGCAAGGTCAAGCACTTCGGTCTCTCAGAAGCGGGCGCGCAGACCATTCGCCGCGCGCATGCGGTGCAGCCCGTGACGGCGTTGCAAAGCGAATACTCACTGTGGTTCCGCAATCACGAGAAAGAGATCTTGCCGACAGTGGAAGAACTCGGCATCGGCTTTGTGCCTTACAGCCCGCTCGGCAAAGGTTTTTTGACGGGCAAGCTGGACGAGAACACGCAATTTGACAGCACGGATTTTCGCAACATCCTGCCGCGCTTTACGCCCGAAGCGCGCAAGGCCAATCAAGCACTGGTTGAGCTGTTGGCAGAAATTGCCAACCAGAAAAATGCCACGCCCGCGCAAATTGCACTGGCTTGGGTACTAGCACAAAAGCCTTGGATAGTTCCCATTCCCGGCACAACAAAGCTGCACCGTTTGGAAGAAAACCTTGGCGCCGCAGCCATCGAATTGACACCTGCCGACCTCGGGGAAATTGAAAGCGCTGCCGCAAAGATCACGGTGGAAGGAAATCGTTATCCACCACAAATAGAAGCCATGACCGGTCTCTAA
- a CDS encoding carbohydrate porin: MKYRVWKMLLIVTLLWCGSALGNGQSKPDTPTSTPTPTPPPQATPSPYSIEGLNLVGAAASMPLVSDTVLGVDSDFRRALFSKGLLFRVNALPRITANVLDGPVPANQQVYIGQRPTWISGLNPILTADLRQLGLRNAQLNIGAAWRWTNWNPAGPKTISLTSLYLYKRWREHRVEMKAGYLTNDTEFVGIQVGGSTATAAQGVYAVLPFQVGMSFFPLVSPSLNVRIQGPKGTYLKVAAQRSLDAAGGQATQARNQTGFRFRPKGDKLLHINEVGYQHTSGTTAKYVWLRAGYMHNSTEFTNKLTGQKEAGNYCVYALADYQLRAPDEQAPGHGLYLGGSVMTAPAKFNSYSRYYEARLYQKAPFRSRPDDVLSLVAAYRGHSQYVTDKLVAQGKTVWHNSPSVTGSYAMHVARGTYLSLGAGYVRGAAITPRVADALTLSANLGMYF; this comes from the coding sequence ATGAAATATCGCGTCTGGAAGATGCTCTTGATTGTGACGTTGCTGTGGTGTGGCAGCGCGCTTGGCAACGGACAAAGCAAACCTGATACGCCGACTTCTACGCCAACGCCAACGCCGCCACCTCAGGCAACGCCATCACCTTATTCGATTGAAGGCTTAAATTTGGTTGGGGCGGCTGCCAGCATGCCATTGGTGTCTGACACTGTCCTCGGTGTTGACTCAGATTTCCGTCGCGCGCTTTTCAGCAAAGGATTGTTGTTTCGGGTCAATGCGCTCCCACGGATAACCGCGAATGTGTTGGACGGCCCAGTCCCTGCCAACCAGCAGGTGTATATCGGCCAGCGACCGACTTGGATTTCGGGACTGAACCCTATCCTCACGGCTGACCTGCGCCAGTTGGGTTTGCGCAATGCGCAACTGAACATCGGCGCGGCGTGGCGCTGGACCAATTGGAATCCGGCGGGGCCAAAGACAATCTCTTTAACGTCTCTTTATCTTTACAAGAGGTGGCGCGAGCATCGCGTCGAGATGAAGGCGGGATACCTCACCAACGATACGGAATTTGTGGGAATACAGGTGGGTGGCTCAACGGCAACCGCCGCGCAAGGCGTCTACGCGGTGTTGCCTTTCCAGGTGGGCATGTCCTTTTTCCCGCTTGTATCTCCTTCACTCAATGTGCGCATCCAAGGGCCGAAAGGCACATACCTCAAGGTTGCGGCACAGCGTAGCCTTGATGCAGCTGGCGGGCAGGCCACGCAAGCCCGCAATCAAACGGGCTTCCGCTTCAGGCCAAAAGGGGACAAGCTGCTTCACATCAATGAAGTTGGCTATCAGCATACTTCCGGCACAACGGCAAAGTATGTTTGGTTGCGTGCTGGTTACATGCACAACAGCACCGAATTCACCAACAAGCTCACAGGTCAAAAAGAAGCGGGCAATTATTGTGTTTACGCGCTGGCCGACTACCAGCTTCGCGCGCCGGATGAACAGGCTCCCGGTCACGGACTTTATCTTGGCGGTTCGGTGATGACTGCGCCCGCCAAGTTCAATTCGTATTCACGTTATTACGAAGCGCGGCTCTATCAGAAAGCCCCTTTTCGCTCGCGCCCGGACGATGTACTTTCCCTCGTTGCCGCTTACAGAGGCCACAGCCAATACGTCACGGATAAACTGGTCGCACAAGGCAAGACGGTTTGGCATAACTCGCCTTCCGTTACGGGCAGCTATGCAATGCATGTTGCTCGCGGAACTTATCTGAGCCTTGGGGCGGGCTATGTGCGTGGCGCGGCGATTACTCCGCGTGTGGCAGATGCGCTGACCTTGAGCGCCAATTTGGGAATGTATTTTTAG
- a CDS encoding MFS transporter → MAANFLPAATTPSVLMSLLPIIALVFVAYLVIGLAMPSLPLHVHEGLGLSTFVVGLVAGSSFAAAVFSRPWAGHYADNRGSKRAVVIGLLVAVVSGLFYLLSLLFISSPETSVTILILGRLLLGIAERFIITGALSWGMTLGGTQNTGKVISWIGTALYAAFAVGAPAGKVGLDAVFLVSMLVVLCSVAVAMRPLLLARRSG, encoded by the coding sequence ATGGCCGCTAATTTCTTGCCAGCAGCGACAACACCTTCTGTGCTCATGTCGTTGCTGCCGATCATCGCGCTGGTGTTTGTCGCATATCTGGTCATTGGTCTGGCAATGCCATCGCTCCCGCTGCATGTGCATGAAGGCTTAGGTCTCAGCACTTTTGTAGTCGGATTGGTTGCGGGCAGTTCATTCGCGGCGGCGGTATTCTCGCGTCCGTGGGCAGGACATTATGCTGACAACCGAGGGAGCAAGCGCGCAGTTGTCATCGGATTGCTGGTCGCGGTCGTGTCAGGGTTGTTCTATCTGCTATCTCTTCTGTTCATCTCCAGCCCCGAAACATCGGTGACAATTCTGATACTGGGCAGGTTGCTGCTCGGCATAGCAGAGCGCTTCATCATCACGGGAGCCTTGAGTTGGGGGATGACGCTTGGCGGAACGCAGAATACGGGCAAGGTTATCTCGTGGATCGGAACGGCGCTTTACGCTGCTTTCGCTGTCGGCGCTCCGGCGGGCAAAGTCGGACTGGACGCGGTGTTTTTGGTCAGCATGTTGGTGGTGCTGTGTTCCGTAGCAGTCGCAATGCGGCCCCTACTTCTTGCCAGGAGGTCGGGATGA
- a CDS encoding carboxylesterase family protein, which produces MNTSQRKLFIVLWLLAATLISSASAQETRKPEQASAVVKVDSGQLQGVEADGVTSFKGIPFAAPPVGELRWRPPQPTPKWTGVRQAAEFGRNCMQGRGGPPPGAGARPGAPTATAPTGAPAAQGPSEDCLYLNVWHPAGSAARNLPVMVWIYGGGFTGGSSSSPNTSGVQFAKQGVVLVAMNYRVGRFGFFAFPALSSERPNENKGNYAYMDQLAALQWVKRNIAAFGGNPNNVTIFGFSAGGVSVHSMLASPQARGLFHKAIAESGGSRDSVLTARPLRADGVDPNYPVSAETIGIQFAKSMGIEGTDQAALAKLRGLSADEVLRGAPAQQGTNAPSYETTPILDGKLITETAETAYKARRQPRVPLMLGSNSADTAGNRIKARTKDEFFARYGQWSAEAKAAYDPDGTTEVATMVSRANDDFGQAEPARFAANAFAANGSPIYLYRFSYVQTAMREQARAGAPHGGEIAYVFGTLGGGRGGAPTPEDLAVSRMAQSYWVNFAKTGNPNGPGLPIWPRHVARKDQIFDFRPDGSAGAGPDIRKARLDITEKATESGKRADP; this is translated from the coding sequence ATGAATACGAGCCAGCGAAAATTATTCATCGTGCTCTGGCTGCTCGCAGCCACCCTGATTAGTTCGGCAAGCGCACAAGAAACACGCAAGCCAGAGCAGGCATCCGCAGTCGTGAAAGTTGACAGCGGTCAGTTGCAGGGAGTCGAGGCCGATGGCGTGACCTCCTTCAAGGGCATTCCCTTTGCCGCGCCACCGGTCGGCGAGTTGCGGTGGCGTCCACCACAACCGACGCCGAAGTGGACGGGAGTGCGACAGGCCGCGGAATTCGGACGGAACTGTATGCAGGGACGAGGCGGGCCGCCTCCGGGCGCGGGCGCGCGCCCTGGTGCGCCTACAGCGACAGCACCGACCGGCGCGCCTGCGGCCCAAGGGCCGTCCGAGGATTGCCTGTATTTGAACGTCTGGCATCCGGCTGGTTCGGCCGCGCGCAATCTGCCTGTGATGGTCTGGATCTACGGCGGCGGTTTCACGGGCGGTTCGAGCTCCTCGCCCAACACGTCCGGCGTTCAATTCGCCAAGCAGGGTGTCGTCCTTGTCGCCATGAACTATCGAGTTGGACGCTTCGGTTTCTTCGCGTTTCCTGCGTTGAGCAGCGAACGTCCTAATGAGAATAAGGGCAACTACGCGTACATGGATCAGCTTGCCGCCTTGCAGTGGGTGAAGCGGAACATCGCCGCATTCGGAGGGAATCCGAACAACGTCACCATCTTCGGGTTCTCGGCGGGTGGTGTCTCCGTCCACAGCATGCTGGCCTCGCCACAGGCGCGCGGCTTGTTCCACAAGGCGATCGCCGAGTCGGGCGGCTCCAGAGACAGCGTACTCACCGCCCGGCCGCTGCGTGCGGATGGGGTTGATCCGAACTATCCGGTGTCGGCTGAGACCATCGGAATCCAGTTCGCGAAATCAATGGGGATCGAGGGGACGGACCAGGCCGCTCTGGCCAAGTTGCGCGGCCTCAGCGCCGATGAGGTTCTACGTGGCGCTCCCGCCCAGCAGGGGACCAATGCGCCTTCCTACGAGACGACGCCGATTCTTGATGGCAAGTTGATCACTGAAACAGCGGAGACCGCCTACAAGGCTCGCCGCCAGCCGCGCGTCCCGCTGATGCTTGGCAGCAACAGCGCCGATACCGCAGGCAACCGAATCAAGGCTCGCACCAAGGACGAGTTCTTCGCCCGGTACGGCCAGTGGAGCGCCGAGGCGAAGGCGGCCTACGATCCCGACGGAACAACTGAGGTTGCCACGATGGTGTCGCGGGCCAACGACGACTTCGGTCAGGCCGAGCCGGCGCGCTTCGCCGCAAACGCGTTCGCTGCCAACGGTTCGCCTATCTACCTGTACCGGTTCTCGTATGTTCAGACGGCGATGCGGGAACAGGCGCGAGCAGGAGCTCCGCACGGCGGCGAGATCGCCTATGTTTTCGGCACGCTGGGCGGAGGCCGCGGCGGCGCGCCAACACCGGAGGATCTGGCGGTCTCGCGGATGGCCCAAAGCTATTGGGTCAACTTCGCCAAGACGGGCAATCCAAACGGACCGGGACTCCCGATTTGGCCGCGCCACGTCGCGCGCAAAGACCAAATCTTTGATTTCCGCCCCGATGGTTCCGCGGGTGCAGGTCCGGACATCCGCAAAGCACGGCTCGACATAACGGAGAAAGCCACTGAGTCAGGTAAGCGAGCCGATCCATAG
- a CDS encoding DUF2255 family protein: MTKQEQPPTTAWSKDELQKIAVADDLHISPFREDGVTYGTPTWIWSVAVDAALYVRAYYGQASRWYQAAVRQRAGRIIAAGRTKDVTFEPVDGAINDRIDAAYRMKYQSSPYLKPMIGSRARSATVKIMPHKANTKGQS; encoded by the coding sequence ATGACGAAACAAGAACAACCTCCCACAACTGCCTGGTCGAAAGACGAACTGCAAAAGATCGCTGTAGCCGATGATCTGCACATCTCTCCGTTTCGTGAGGACGGAGTAACTTACGGCACACCAACGTGGATTTGGTCTGTCGCAGTTGATGCTGCGCTCTATGTGCGTGCTTACTATGGGCAAGCCTCTCGTTGGTATCAGGCCGCAGTGCGACAAAGAGCCGGACGGATCATTGCTGCGGGTAGAACAAAAGACGTGACATTCGAGCCGGTGGACGGTGCGATCAATGACCGCATTGACGCAGCGTACAGGATGAAATACCAAAGCAGCCCCTATCTCAAGCCGATGATCGGTTCCCGCGCCCGCTCCGCCACAGTCAAAATCATGCCGCACAAGGCCAACACGAAGGGTCAAAGTTGA
- a CDS encoding aldo/keto reductase, with the protein MKRRSFVGGALAGAPITGAFLKQQKVKAGDIPTTTFGKTGVKVSVIAQGGARMDLHPDIPTAAAHVRKMYEIGVTYFDCARAYWNGRSEEAYGIGLQGVRKNVFLTTKTMGRSAKEVEQDLDTSLRLLKTDYVDLWQVHNVMNQADIDKILAPGGALEAVVRAKQAGKCRFIGFTGHFDPAIHAASLKATDKWETVMMPIHAADHAYLSFEKTTMPVALERGVGVQAIKVFGKAFLLRSLSPTECLRYALSQPGVHVAICGAGTQGQMEDNIRTVQNFKKMTPEEIADVQKRSLLGQGVYAGAKMEYWKKSA; encoded by the coding sequence ATGAAAAGACGTTCGTTCGTAGGCGGTGCGCTAGCTGGCGCGCCGATCACAGGAGCATTTCTGAAACAGCAAAAAGTTAAAGCGGGTGACATCCCCACCACGACGTTCGGCAAGACCGGCGTCAAAGTCAGCGTCATTGCACAGGGCGGCGCGCGGATGGATTTGCATCCCGATATTCCGACCGCAGCGGCGCACGTCCGCAAGATGTATGAAATCGGCGTGACGTACTTTGATTGCGCGCGGGCCTACTGGAACGGGCGTTCCGAAGAAGCCTATGGCATTGGATTGCAGGGCGTGCGGAAGAACGTTTTTCTCACGACCAAAACGATGGGGCGCAGCGCCAAAGAAGTAGAGCAGGATTTGGATACTTCGCTGCGTTTGCTGAAGACCGATTACGTTGACCTTTGGCAGGTGCATAACGTGATGAACCAGGCTGACATTGACAAGATTCTCGCTCCCGGCGGCGCGCTGGAGGCCGTAGTGCGCGCAAAACAAGCGGGCAAATGTCGCTTCATTGGATTCACCGGACATTTCGATCCCGCCATCCACGCGGCGTCACTGAAAGCGACTGACAAGTGGGAAACCGTGATGATGCCGATTCACGCGGCAGATCACGCTTATCTGAGCTTTGAAAAAACGACGATGCCCGTCGCGCTCGAACGCGGCGTAGGCGTGCAAGCGATTAAGGTTTTCGGCAAGGCGTTTTTGCTGCGTTCGCTGAGTCCGACCGAATGTTTGCGCTATGCACTGAGCCAGCCCGGCGTTCACGTCGCCATTTGCGGCGCGGGCACGCAGGGTCAGATGGAAGACAACATTCGCACCGTCCAAAATTTCAAAAAGATGACGCCGGAAGAAATTGCGGATGTGCAGAAACGTTCGCTGCTCGGACAAGGCGTTTATGCTGGAGCCAAAATGGAATACTGGAAAAAGAGCGCCTGA
- a CDS encoding antibiotic biosynthesis monooxygenase — MNAKQLLTLGAAALTLGLLWGCSRAPAKQMQGQLVRLAELEIDPAQLEMYQAALKEEIETSIRLEPGVLTLYAVAEKDNPARLRIFEIYADEQAYKAHLETPHFKKYKVGTQALVKSLKLVETTPILLGAKSK; from the coding sequence ATGAACGCGAAACAGTTGCTAACTCTTGGCGCAGCGGCTTTGACACTTGGTTTGTTATGGGGATGCAGCCGCGCTCCGGCTAAACAGATGCAAGGCCAACTCGTGCGGCTGGCAGAACTCGAAATTGATCCGGCACAGTTGGAAATGTATCAAGCTGCGCTGAAGGAGGAAATTGAGACTTCGATTCGCCTTGAGCCGGGCGTGCTGACCTTGTATGCCGTCGCGGAAAAAGACAACCCGGCGCGCCTCCGAATTTTTGAAATCTATGCGGATGAGCAGGCTTACAAAGCGCATCTGGAAACGCCGCATTTCAAAAAATACAAAGTTGGTACACAAGCGCTGGTGAAGTCCCTCAAGCTTGTCGAGACGACGCCCATTTTGCTCGGCGCTAAGTCAAAATGA
- a CDS encoding AraC family transcriptional regulator: MNPKEAKREAQRAQSNREELVERIARALPQDGTLDVSASFRLARSSSPTEPIHSLFQPSFCVVAQGRKQALLGEEVFRYDSGHYLIYTVDLPLTFQVEEASKERPYLGFRLNLDATLVASVMMESGLEPKKGNTSLKAMDVSPMDANLLDAVVRLVRLLDTPPHQVDSKVLAPLIIREIVFRLLAGGQSARLSHLLTAGKDTQRISKAIGLLRENFAQSLKMDDLANELGMSVSGFHHHFKSVTAMSPLQFQKQIRLQEARRLMLGEDLDAANAGFRVGYEDPAYFSREYKKLFGAPPQRDITKLRSSLEL; this comes from the coding sequence ATGAATCCAAAAGAAGCGAAACGTGAAGCCCAAAGAGCGCAAAGCAATCGTGAAGAACTGGTTGAGCGCATCGCGCGAGCGCTGCCCCAGGACGGAACGCTGGATGTTTCCGCCAGCTTTCGACTGGCTCGTTCATCCAGCCCGACGGAGCCGATTCATTCGCTGTTTCAGCCGTCTTTTTGTGTCGTCGCCCAAGGCCGCAAACAGGCGCTTTTGGGCGAAGAAGTCTTCCGCTACGATTCGGGGCATTACCTGATTTACACGGTTGATTTGCCGCTCACGTTCCAAGTCGAAGAAGCGTCAAAAGAACGCCCTTATTTGGGTTTTCGGTTGAACCTTGATGCTACGCTCGTCGCTTCGGTCATGATGGAATCCGGCCTTGAACCCAAAAAAGGCAACACCAGCTTGAAGGCGATGGATGTCAGTCCGATGGACGCCAATTTGCTCGACGCCGTAGTCAGATTGGTGCGATTGCTCGACACACCGCCACATCAGGTTGACAGCAAAGTACTCGCGCCGCTCATTATCCGCGAGATCGTTTTCCGGCTTTTGGCGGGCGGGCAAAGCGCACGGCTCAGCCATCTGCTGACGGCAGGGAAAGACACGCAGCGCATCTCCAAGGCCATCGGCTTGCTGCGCGAAAACTTTGCTCAATCCCTCAAAATGGACGACCTTGCCAACGAACTCGGCATGAGCGTTTCCGGCTTTCATCATCACTTCAAGTCGGTCACGGCGATGAGTCCTTTGCAGTTTCAGAAACAAATCCGCTTACAGGAAGCGCGCCGCCTGATGCTCGGCGAAGATCTGGATGCCGCAAATGCTGGCTTTCGCGTAGGCTATGAAGATCCCGCGTATTTTAGCCGTGAATACAAAAAGCTGTTCGGCGCACCGCCGCAACGCGACATCACCAAGCTGCGCAGCAGCCTTGAACTGTAA
- a CDS encoding carboxymuconolactone decarboxylase family protein, with the protein MKLFAATVMLFSLLASASSQASGQTNQAGAAARTGASTQDAKTISITRNSAPPPQMREAENFLGSVGVEMIQEATSPSRLAGGRVTFAPGARTNWHSHPLGQMLIVTTGAGWVQQEGGEKQEIKVGDVVWTPPGVKHWHGATATDRLTHIALTEQQPDGKRVEWMEKVSDAQYNAPAQAQAVPAPVRLSATNNRPSARAMGDFAPKLAEITDDVLYADVWERPQLSRRDRSLVTVAALIAMNRPDQLRSHLTRARTNGVTLEEIVETITHMAFYAGWPNAVTAIAVAREVFK; encoded by the coding sequence ATGAAACTGTTCGCCGCAACCGTCATGTTGTTTTCGCTACTCGCTTCAGCATCTTCTCAAGCAAGCGGCCAAACCAATCAAGCTGGAGCCGCTGCAAGAACTGGCGCATCAACTCAGGACGCGAAGACCATCAGCATCACACGCAACAGTGCGCCGCCACCGCAGATGCGTGAGGCTGAAAACTTCCTGGGTTCTGTCGGCGTTGAAATGATTCAGGAAGCGACTTCCCCTTCACGCCTCGCTGGCGGGCGCGTCACTTTTGCGCCGGGCGCGCGGACAAACTGGCACTCGCATCCGCTGGGACAGATGCTCATTGTGACCACAGGCGCGGGCTGGGTGCAGCAGGAAGGCGGCGAGAAGCAAGAGATCAAGGTTGGCGATGTCGTCTGGACTCCGCCGGGCGTGAAGCACTGGCACGGCGCGACCGCTACCGACCGCCTGACGCACATCGCTCTGACGGAACAGCAGCCCGATGGCAAGCGAGTCGAATGGATGGAAAAAGTCAGCGACGCGCAATACAACGCACCAGCGCAAGCACAAGCCGTTCCCGCGCCAGTGCGTCTTTCTGCTACGAACAACCGACCGTCGGCCAGAGCGATGGGTGATTTTGCTCCCAAGCTGGCTGAGATTACCGATGACGTTCTTTATGCCGATGTCTGGGAACGTCCGCAACTCTCACGGCGTGATCGCAGTCTGGTGACGGTGGCGGCGCTGATTGCGATGAACCGTCCTGACCAGCTTCGCTCACACCTTACGCGCGCGCGCACGAATGGCGTGACGCTGGAAGAAATCGTCGAGACGATTACCCACATGGCCTTTTACGCAGGCTGGCCTAACGCGGTAACCGCCATTGCCGTGGCCAGGGAAGTCTTCAAATAA
- a CDS encoding helix-turn-helix transcriptional regulator: protein MTIPETTSAEGFEGYVGGKCLFASRGEAWRDIKAWIIELPPVGDTLSLPSVSEAFLAWTISGEIEFQERENEQPWITHRIQKGAFFLTSGGAPYDVRWKTLTSEPFVAMSVFIELPLLQRALEEVFGADAAQARLRDVSAFTDAVLDSLMERLRDELTRQQASPLFVQGLAQAIAIHLARNYALTAEASNSGSPSLPGYKLRQITDWMAEHVAEDFNLAQLAAQAGLSKFHFQRLFKRALSVSPSRYHINLRMNVARRLLRETKKSVVEVALEVGYANPSHFAQLFRRETGLSPSDYRRQR, encoded by the coding sequence ATGACGATTCCTGAAACAACATCCGCCGAAGGTTTTGAAGGCTATGTGGGTGGAAAATGTTTGTTCGCCAGTCGCGGCGAAGCATGGCGGGACATCAAAGCCTGGATCATCGAGCTGCCGCCTGTAGGCGATACGTTGTCCCTTCCCTCCGTCAGCGAAGCGTTCCTTGCCTGGACAATCTCAGGCGAGATCGAGTTTCAGGAGCGGGAAAATGAACAGCCCTGGATCACTCATCGGATTCAGAAAGGTGCTTTCTTCCTCACTTCGGGAGGCGCTCCCTACGACGTCCGCTGGAAGACATTGACCTCGGAGCCGTTTGTAGCCATGTCGGTCTTCATCGAGCTGCCGCTCCTGCAGCGCGCGTTGGAAGAGGTCTTCGGAGCCGACGCGGCGCAGGCCCGATTGCGGGATGTTTCGGCGTTCACCGATGCTGTTTTAGATTCGTTGATGGAACGGTTGCGCGACGAGCTGACGCGCCAACAGGCGAGTCCTTTGTTCGTGCAGGGCCTCGCCCAGGCAATCGCCATCCATCTTGCTCGAAACTATGCCCTCACAGCCGAAGCCTCGAATAGCGGTAGTCCGTCTCTTCCCGGCTATAAGCTTCGACAAATTACGGACTGGATGGCCGAACACGTCGCCGAAGACTTCAACCTTGCCCAGTTGGCGGCTCAAGCGGGGTTGAGTAAGTTTCACTTTCAGCGCCTGTTCAAACGCGCCCTGAGCGTCTCACCTTCGCGCTACCACATCAATTTGCGGATGAATGTCGCGCGACGACTGCTGCGCGAAACGAAAAAGAGCGTGGTGGAAGTTGCCCTGGAAGTGGGGTACGCCAACCCCAGCCATTTCGCACAGCTCTTCCGCCGCGAGACCGGCTTGTCCCCCAGCGACTACCGCCGGCAGCGTTGA
- a CDS encoding aldo/keto reductase has product MQKRKLGKSGLEVSAIGLGCMGLSFGYGPATDKQEAIALLRAAAEQGITFFDTAEAYGPFANEELLGEALAPIREQVVIATKFGFAGGKPLDGVDSRPENIRNVAEAALKRLRTDCIDLFYQHRVDPNVPIEEVAGAVKDLIQAGKVKHFGLSEAGAQTIRSAHAVQPVTALQSEYSLWWREPEAEILPTLAELGIGFVPFSPLGKGFLTGKIDENTTFDSTDFRNIVPRFTAENRKANQAVVDLIAKVAAQKNATSAQIALAWVLAQQPIQNVGIVPIPGTTKLHRLTENNGAAAVELTPDDLREIDDATAQITVQGARYPEALQKLVGR; this is encoded by the coding sequence ATGCAAAAACGTAAACTTGGAAAAAGCGGGCTGGAAGTGTCGGCCATCGGGCTGGGCTGTATGGGGCTGAGTTTTGGCTACGGCCCCGCCACCGACAAGCAGGAGGCCATCGCACTACTTCGCGCAGCCGCTGAGCAAGGCATCACGTTCTTTGACACGGCGGAAGCCTACGGCCCGTTCGCCAATGAAGAACTGCTCGGCGAAGCGCTCGCGCCAATTCGTGAGCAAGTGGTGATTGCCACCAAATTCGGCTTCGCGGGCGGCAAGCCGCTGGACGGTGTGGATAGCCGACCGGAAAATATCAGGAACGTAGCGGAGGCCGCCTTAAAGCGGTTGCGGACTGACTGCATTGACCTGTTCTACCAGCACCGCGTTGACCCGAACGTGCCGATTGAGGAAGTCGCGGGAGCGGTGAAAGACCTGATTCAAGCAGGCAAAGTAAAACACTTCGGCCTTTCGGAAGCAGGCGCGCAAACGATCCGCAGCGCCCACGCTGTGCAACCCGTCACTGCGCTGCAAAGCGAATACTCACTGTGGTGGCGCGAACCGGAAGCGGAAATTCTGCCGACGCTCGCGGAACTCGGCATTGGATTTGTTCCCTTCAGTCCGCTGGGCAAAGGTTTTCTGACAGGCAAGATTGACGAAAACACGACATTCGACAGCACGGATTTCCGCAACATCGTGCCGCGCTTTACCGCTGAAAATCGGAAAGCGAATCAGGCCGTGGTGGATTTAATTGCCAAGGTCGCAGCGCAAAAGAATGCGACATCCGCGCAAATCGCGCTGGCCTGGGTGCTTGCCCAGCAGCCCATACAGAACGTGGGGATCGTGCCGATTCCGGGCACCACGAAGCTGCACCGCCTGACAGAAAACAACGGAGCCGCTGCGGTAGAGCTGACGCCGGATGACCTGCGCGAAATTGATGACGCCACCGCGCAAATCACCGTGCAAGGCGCGCGATACCCTGAAGCCCTGCAAAAATTGGTCGGTCGCTGA